Sequence from the Phaeodactylum tricornutum CCAP 1055/1 chromosome 4, whole genome shotgun sequence genome:
TGCATCTACTGCATATACGACGGTAGCGTAttcatcacagtcaattgactTCACGtcatttttgttgtttgTAGGCTGTGCGTCGTGGAAGCACCGTTGTAGGCGTCCAAGGAAAAGATTGCGTCGTTTTGGCGGTAGAAAAGCGAGCCATTGCCAAGTAAGTGCCCGCTTAGGTTGATTGATTTTGTCGACCGGCAATGGAAGCGCTTTGCAAGTAACTGTGCCAGTGTTTTTGACGCGCGACGATTATACTTCTCTGCGGTTCTGACTATCTAAATTTCCTTTTAAGGCTGCAAGACTCTCGCACAATTCGAAAAATCGTCTCCATTGACGATCACACTGTCCTCGCGTTTGCCGGACTTACCGCCGACGCCCGCGTCCTCATCAATCACGTGCGCTTGGAAGCACAATCCTATCGATTATCCATGGAGGATTCCCCCTCGGTAGATTACACGGCACGGTATCTGGCCAAAATCCAACAATCGTACACCCAACAGGGCGGCGTCCGGCCCTTTGGTATCTCCACATTGATTACCGGCATTGGCGCTGATCCGCAAAATCCGGacaaacccttcttgtacCAAACCGACCCAGCTGGAACGCATTCGCGCTGGAAGGCTCAAGTCATTGGCGGCCGTAATGCAAAATC
This genomic interval carries:
- a CDS encoding predicted protein, whose amino-acid sequence is MSYDRAITVFSPDGHLLQVEYSMEAVRRGSTVVGVQGKDCVVLAVEKRAIAKLQDSRTIRKIVSIDDHTVLAFAGLTADARVLINHVRLEAQSYRLSMEDSPSVDYTARYLAKIQQSYTQQGGVRPFGISTLITGIGADPQNPDKPFLYQTDPAGTHSRWKAQVIGGRNAKSLREFLEKSYQPDMDETASVRLAIQALLEVVDSGAKTMELCVVRSGGTKILLDESQIEAVVKELESEQQQESGTAPVAE